One region of Lactobacillus johnsonii genomic DNA includes:
- a CDS encoding glycosyltransferase family 2 protein: MLNNFLAFSTLVSIWFSLLASLVTLYGAIRFWIKHSKKIVSITALKRYPTITIVVPAHNEELVIAKTTKGILDLNYPASKIEVLLYADNCQDKTAAEMRKAVDMPEYRYRNVQIIERQGSGGKAGVLNDALEIAQGEYICVYDADALPEQNALYFLVKKVLENPSRYMATFGRNKTRNAKQNFLTRCINQEVIVSQRIQHVGVWNLFKIGRIPGTNFIINTEYVRSIGGWQQGALTEDTEISFRIMEDGYLIALAYNSEAFEQEPEHLRDYYYYQRLRWAKGNYQVVINNFKHLFDRSNWRVKLETFYLTCIFFWFNLAVVLSDIIFFVDLGCVVARFFNPKIPIIFAMDSNLLLMQLLLINWLLMILLYVTQINLALATQYGQATSDQIWLALGSYFTYSQLFIAISIQAVCSVIGDKIFKRDGSKWVKTKRFAD, translated from the coding sequence ATGTTAAATAATTTTTTAGCATTTTCAACTTTAGTATCTATTTGGTTTTCTCTTTTAGCGTCACTAGTAACGCTTTATGGTGCGATTCGCTTTTGGATTAAACATAGTAAAAAGATTGTTTCTATTACCGCTCTAAAACGCTACCCTACGATTACGATTGTAGTACCGGCCCATAATGAAGAGCTTGTAATTGCTAAAACGACAAAAGGAATTCTTGATTTAAACTATCCTGCTTCAAAAATAGAAGTACTTTTATATGCGGATAATTGTCAAGATAAGACAGCTGCTGAGATGCGAAAGGCAGTTGATATGCCTGAATATAGGTATCGAAACGTACAAATTATTGAAAGACAGGGTTCTGGAGGAAAAGCTGGCGTTTTGAATGATGCCTTAGAAATAGCTCAAGGAGAATATATCTGTGTCTATGATGCAGATGCATTACCAGAACAAAATGCCTTGTATTTTTTAGTTAAAAAAGTTTTAGAAAATCCAAGTCGCTACATGGCCACCTTTGGAAGAAATAAAACACGTAATGCAAAGCAAAACTTTTTAACTAGATGTATTAATCAAGAAGTTATTGTCTCTCAACGTATTCAACATGTTGGGGTCTGGAATTTATTTAAAATTGGACGAATTCCAGGAACAAATTTCATCATTAATACCGAGTATGTAAGAAGTATTGGTGGTTGGCAACAGGGTGCTTTAACTGAAGATACAGAAATTTCTTTTCGGATTATGGAAGATGGATACTTGATTGCTTTAGCTTATAATTCAGAAGCGTTTGAACAAGAGCCTGAGCACTTACGTGATTATTATTATTATCAACGATTGCGCTGGGCAAAAGGAAACTATCAAGTTGTGATAAATAATTTTAAGCATTTATTTGATAGGAGTAATTGGCGCGTTAAATTAGAAACGTTTTATTTAACCTGTATTTTCTTTTGGTTTAACTTAGCGGTTGTTCTTTCCGATATTATCTTCTTCGTAGATTTAGGATGTGTAGTGGCAAGATTTTTTAATCCTAAGATACCAATTATTTTTGCAATGGATTCCAATCTCTTACTGATGCAACTTTTATTAATTAATTGGTTACTGATGATTCTTTTATATGTAACTCAAATCAATCTGGCTTTAGCTACACAATATGGACAAGCCACTAGTGATCAAATTTGGTTAGCATTGGGTTCGTATTTTACCTATTCACAATTATTTATTGCTATTTCTATCCAAGCAGTTTGCTCAGTTATCGGGGATAAAATCTTTAAGCGAGACGGTAGTAAATGGGTAAAAACAAAGAGATTTGCAGATTAG